The genomic interval TCCCGAGGTAGAACCCAGGTCTACAGCCAGATACTCAGGTGAGGTAACTGCGCTGCCTGTCTGCAGTTCATTCAGCGTCTGCAGTGAACCGCCTATTCTCACAGCGGTGTCACCATCATCGTCGAGAGCCGCACCGCCCCAGCGTATGCCGAGTTCTTCGGAGAAGGTATCGGATGCCGTCACGATGCGCGCCTCGATAAGCACCTGCCGTACCGGAACATCCAGCTGGTTGATCACGCGCCGGAATTCCTCCAGGCGATCAGCGGTCTCGGTGAGGATGATCGCATTAGTACGCTCATCGACAATCACACTGCCACGCTCGGAAAGCACCGACTGAGTGGATCCACCCGCACTGTTGAAAAGCTCAAAGAGCTGAGTCGCACTTGCATAGCGGATCTGAATGAATTCAGTCCGAAGCGGTGCGAGTTCCGAAATCTGCTTCTGGTTTTCGAGTTCGAGTTTTTCCCGTGCCGCAATTTCAGCGGCGGGTGCGACCAGCAGGACGTTGCCCACCTGACGCTTGTCGAGGCCCTTGGTCTTCAGAATCAGTTCCAGCGCCTGATCCCAGGGCACGTTCTTCAGCCGCAGGGTGATGCGACCGCTTACGGTGTCACTGGCAACCAGGTTCAGATCGGTGAAGTCGGCAATGAGCTGCAGAACCGAACGAACCTCGATGTCCTGGAAATTCAGAGAGAGCTTCTCGCCCGTGTACTTGAACAGGTCCTTACGCTGCTCGACCTCTCTGTTCGTCAGCGGACGGACATTGATGGTCAGCGTGTTGTCCGCCTGATAGGCGAGATAGTCATAATCACCATTGGCGGTCACCGTGAAGGTGGTGTGCTCGCCCTCCTGCAGTGCATCGACGATGCTCACCGGGGTCGCGAAGTCCCTCACATCGAGGCGCCGGCGGAATTCAGCCGGAAGCTCCGTGTTGCGTACTTCAACCTTGACCTTACCGGAAGAACTGGTGACGTTGACCGGCGCCTTCGGATTGGACAGCTGCACGATAATCCGGCCATCACCCGAATCGCCGCGACGGAAATCCACGCCGGTGATCCGGGATTCCTTGAGTGAGCGCGACTGAAAACTGGAGTCGGTTGCGGAACTGAGCTGCTGTGATGCCGGCATCCCGGAGGAAACGCCCCCCCCGACAGTCACATAGAGAGTGTTCCCCTGAATCTCGGTCTCGTATCCGACCAGCTCGGTGAGGTTCACAATGGCCCGGGTGCGGTCCTTGGTGGATATCACCGAAACCCGACGCGCATTGCCAATACCCAGATCGTGGTGCTTCTCATCAAGCGTGCTCTGCACGCCTGGCATATCGAGCACGATCCGGGCGGGTTTTTCGATGGTATAGCCGGTGGGCTCCGGCGGTGTGCCGTCGAACTGCAGGCGGATTTCTGTTTTGTCACCTGGAAGTGAGGAGAACTCGATCGACTCGAGCGTCGATGCAGCCCAGGCAGGAGCGACGAACAGGATCGCCAGCAGCCCGAGCAGCCGCTTCGCGGTGTCCTTGAAATTCGCGTTGCCTCCGTCAGCTAAGGAGTCAGCCATAGAGTTTGCCAAAGAGCTGATCATTATTTTCATCCTCTGTTTCCAAGACCCAAACTGACGGTGCGAAGGCGTTCCACCCAGCCACCCGTTCCGTTCGGGACAATCTCGACGAGTTCAATTTCCGTTTCGTCGATAGTCTGAATCCTGCCGTGATCCGTGCCGATGTAATCCCCGGCCTGTACACGATGCACGCCACCCTCGCCATCCTTGATGAGAGCATACATCGCACTGCCCTGGGAGAGGGTACCCACCATGGACAGCGACGATATGGCGAACTGCTCGAGATACTGCTTGACCCTGTTGAAGTTGGGCGTGACTTCCGGCCCGCCGTCCGGGCGATCCGGCACCCGCACCACTACCGGTGGTTCGAACGGGCTGCGCAGGCCGCTGGCATTGTATGCGAAGGGCTCCACCTGCTCGAAAGAGGGGAGCGGCTCGATGGTCCCCTTGGGCCGGGCATCCACCTCATCCATGAATGCCTGCAGATCGGAGAAGTCGTCATTCGAGCTGCAACCTGAAGCCAGCACGGCAAAAAACAGCAGCCCCAGCCCCCGGAAGAGAGACCCCGACCATGCAGACAGAGATTCACTCAGCATTTTGGTCATCCTTACCAAGCCCAACCTTGCCATGCCCATCACTGAGCCACATCCAGGTAGCGATAGGTCTTCGCAAGGATCGACATTTTCAGAAAGTCCGGCGAGCCCTGCGGTTGAATATTGAAGTCGTGCAGCGTGACGATTCGGGAAAGCGCTGCCACCCCGCTGACGAAGGAACCGATCTTGTGATAGTTACCCTCAACTACGATGTTGATGGGCAGTTCCGCATAGAATTCGGTGCGCTTCTCTTCACCCAGATCGATACTCTCGATGGTGAGTTCATTGTCCACAGCCGTACGCGTAATGTCGTCCAGCAGACCCGGAACTTCCGTATCTTTCGGCAGCTGCTTGAGCAGAGCTCCGAATGTGGCTTCCATCTCCAGCTTCTGTGCCCGGAGTTCTTCGAGATTCGCCGCCTGACGGCTCTTGCTCTCGTAGTCCCGGCGCAGATCCAGTTCTTTGGCGGCAACCTGCTCGAGTGTGCGCTGCTTGTCGGTCAGATAGAAGTAGTAGCCACAGCCCAGAATGAGCGCCAGCAGCAGCGTCATGATGATGGCTTTTACGGCGGTCGGCCATGCTCCGATGTTGTTGACGTCCAGATCATTGATATCAAAGTTCCGGAGCTGTTCGAGTGTGTCCTGCAAAGCCATTCGATTAACCCCCCTCGGCCTGTTCAGCTGCCTGGCCGGGACTGACCTGAACGAAGGTCAGATCGAAGGTACTGGCTTGCGGGCCGTAATCCGCATTCTTCGGATCTTCCTTGATGCTGCGAAGATTCGGTGACGCGAACCACTCAGACTCATCGAGATTGCGCATCAGGGAAGAAATGCGATTGTTGGATTCTGCCGCGCCCTGGACCTTGAGATTGTGCCCGGCCATCTCCAGCTTTCTGTAGTGCACGCCCTTCGACAGCGTCCGCACCATCTCATCGAAAACTTTCACGATCACCGGCCGGTTGCCCTGCAGCTCCTGGATCACCCGCATCCGTTCGAGGAGTTCCTGACGCTGCTTGCGCAGATTCTGGATCTCCGCGATGCGCTGATCGAGTGCTGCGATTTTTGTTTCAAGAAAGCCGTTGCGGTTCTGCTGGTTTTCAATGTTGTTGTCGAGCACCCATCCCCCGAGGAAGACGAGCATCGCGCCCAGCACCAGAACACCGGCCAGGTTGCCGAAGAATTCCTTCTTTTTCCGCTCGCGTTCCCAGTCGCGCCAGGGAAGCAGGTTGATATGTGCCATCTAGTCGAAGCTCCTCATGGCCAGGCCGCAGGAAATCATCATCGCCGGAGCATCATTCGCCAGAGCGTCCGCATCGACCTTGCTGGAGAGCGACATTTCTCCGAAGGGATTGGCAATGATGGTCGGCGTGCCGAGCTTGTTCTCAATCATCTCTGAGAGACCATCGATGGAGGAGGTGCCCCCAGCCAGCACGATGTAGTCCACATCGTCGTATTGGGAAGAAGAAAAGAAAAACTGCAGCGAGCGGGTCACCTGCTGGAGCACAGCCTCCTTGAAAGGCTGCAGCACTTCCTCTTCATAGTCATCCGGAAGACCACCCTGCTTCTTGGCAAGGCCCGCCTCCTCGAAGGAAAGGCTGTAGCGGCGCTGAATTTCTTCCGTGAGCTGTTTGCCCCCGAAAAGCTGTTCCCGGGTGTATATCGAGCGGTCGTCCGCCAGCACTGAGAGCGTGGTCATGGTCGCGCCGATGTCTATGATTGCGACCACCATGTCATCCGCGTTCCCACCCAGCTGGGGCTTCAGCAGTTCGAACGCGCGCTTCATGGCGTGTGCTTCGATATCCACCACGGCAGGCTTTACCTGGCCCAGGTCCAGTGCCGCCTCCCGCATTTCGACGTTTTCCTTCCGGCAGGCTGCGAGCAGAACTTCCACCTGATCCGGATTGCGCTCGGAAAGGCCCTGAATTTCGAAGTCGATGGCGACTTCATCCAGCGGATACGGAATGTACTGATCCGCCTCGACGGTGATCTGGTTTTCCATCTCCTCATCGGACAGGCCGGCATCCATCTCTATGGTCTTGGTAATGACGGCAGAGCCGGCAACCGCGACTGCGGCAGCCCGGGATCCGCATTTCGAACGGCTGATCACCCGTTTGATTGCTTCACCTACCCCTTCCACATCGCTAATATTCTTCTCGACCACGGCATTAGGCGGCAGAGGCTCCACCGCGTAGGCTTCGACCCTGTACCGGTCGTTGGTCTTGGAAAGTTCGAGCAGCTTTACGGAAGTGGAGCTGATATCTAATCCAAGAAGGATATTGGACTTCTTACTCAGGAATCCCAGCACGGTAAAATTTCCTTACGTTCGCGGGCACTTACATCCAATTCATGCAGTTCAACATTAAATACCAGGATTACCTTATCCGCAATCCGATCCCTGTATCGTTGCCGCGACCATGACACCCAGGTCCCGACGCGTCACGTTCCGTATTATGTGGCTGGCCCTGGCCGGTGTATGTGCCACAGTGCTCAGTCTCGCGGGCATGTATCTCTATCTGGACCCCCAGATCCCCAGAGCCGAGACCTACAGGCACGTAAAACTGGAGACTCCACTTCGAGTGTATACGGCCGACGCCCGGCTTATTGCAGAATTTGGTGAACGACGTCTCATACCTGTAACCCTGGCTGAGGTGCCCGGGCACTTCATCAGCGCCCTGCTGGACACCGAAGACAAGCGTTTCTACGAGCACAACGGGGTCGATTTCGTCACCCTGACCACCGCAGCGCTGGATCTCGTGATGAATATGGGTGAGATTTCCCGCGGTGGCTCGACCATTACCATGCAGCTGCCGAGGAATCTGGGGACTTTTTCCCGGGATCAGGTCTTCATACGCAAATTCAAAGAGATTCTGCTGGCTCTGAAGATGGAGCGGGAGCTCTCGAAAGACGAGATCCTCGAGCTCTACATCAACGCCGTGCCCTTCGGTAAGCGGGCCTACGGTGCCCAGGCCGCCGCCTATACCTACTACGGCAAACCCCTCGCGGAGCTCACCCTCGCTCAGCTTGCCATGCTGGCGGGCATACCCCAGGCACCCACCGCGGGCAATCCGATCAACGGACCCGAGCGGTCCATCAACCGCCGCAACCTGGTATTGCGGCGAATGCTGGAGCAACGCTCGATCACCCCGGCAGAGTTTGATGTGGCCGTCGCAGCCCCCATTACCGCCCGCCTGTACGCCCGGGAACTCGATGTGCCCGCGCCCTATGCGGCCGAATGGGTCAGGCAGCAGCTCATCCGTCGATTGCCGGACCTCTATTCCGGTGGCTACGAGGTCTACACCAGCCTGCAGAGCGAGCTCCAGGCGGCTGCAGACAGCGCACTGCGCAAGGGGCTGCTGAGCTACGATCGCCGCCACGGCTATCGCGGCCCGGAAGCGCAGCTGATGATTCGCGAAGACGAGCCACTGGATGACACCCGCATTCAGCAGACCCTGGCCGAAATGCCGCTGTACGGTAATCTCGAAGCTGCTGTCGTCAAACAGGTTGATGAAAACGCCGCAACCGTCCAGCTCGCCGGCCGTCGGGAGGTCGTGCTCGACCTGGACGCTGTGCGCTGGGCGCGCTCATTTATCGATGTGGATACCAGAGGACCCGTCATCACCCGGGTTACCGACGTGCTGGGCCCGGGTGATCTGATCCGGGTCGAGTACCTGGGGAAGGTGGCCCGGGAGATCGACGACAGCCAGGCTGCGGAAGCCGCGGCGGCAACCGGAGGCGGTGCCCTGGCTTCCGCTCCCGTAACCGAGGTTCTGGTGGACGCCTGGCGCCTCGCCCAGCTTCCGGAAATTCAGGGCGCCCTGGTCTCCCTCAATCCGGATACGGGCGCGGTGCTTGCGCTCTCCGGTGGATTCGATTTCGGCATGAACCAGTACAACCATGCCATCCAGGCCGCCCGTCAGCCCGGCTCGGGTTTCAAACCCTTCGTCTACTCGGCGGCTCTGAATTCCGGTGTCACGCCGGCCAGCATATTCATGGATGCCCCGCTGGTCTTCGACGATAAGAACCTGGAATCCGAGTACCGACCTGACAACGACAACAATCAGTACAACGGGCCGACCCGCCTGCGCGTCGCCCTGTACCGGTCCATCAACCTGGTGTCGATGCGGGTGCTGCTCGATGTCGGCGCCGGCAACGTGCTTTCCCACGCCCAGCGTTTCGGCTTCGATACCTCAACTTTCCCCCGCAATACCCAGCTGGCTGTCGGTGGCGGCACCATGGCCGTGACCCCCCTGCAGATGGCCAGCGCCTATGCCATCATCGCCAATGGCGGCTGGAAGGTAGAGCCCAATCTCGTCACGCGGGTGGTCGACATCACCGGCACGGAAGTCTTCAAACCCATGTATTCGGTCGTGTGCAGAGAGTGCAGCGAAGACGCTCCGGCATCTCCAGCGAGCGAAGAACCTTCGAGTCTGGAAGATCTGCTGGCACAGACGGCCGAAGGCGGAACACCCGCCGCCGTGGTACCGCCTGCGCCCAGAACCATCGACGCCCGCAATGCCTGGATCATGAACAACATGCTGCAGGATGTGATCAAGCGCGGCACCGGACGCCGGGCCGCAGTCGAATTGCAGCGCTCGGACATCGCCGGCAAAACCGGAACCACCAACGACGCAGCCGACACCTGGTTCAACGGCTACAACCCGGACGTCGTCACCACGGTTTGGGTCGGCTTCCCGAATCACCAGGCTCTGGGCTCCAGAGAATACGGATCCAACACCCCGCTGCCGATCTGGATCGACTATATGAAAGTGGCCCTGGCGGATCGACCCCAGATCTCCCGGCCGCAACCTCCGGGTATCGTCACCCGCAAGATCAATCCGCGCACGGGCGAACTGGCGAGCGCCCAGGATTCAGATGCGATATTCGAATACTTCCTGCAGGAGCATGTGCCGACCACGTCGATCGCCGAGCGGCGGATTGAGCGGAAGGATGATGAAATCAAGGCGGTCGATATTTTCTGATCCTGTCTACTGCACGATCTTCACAAAATCCCCCGCCCGGGGTTCCCCGATCGGGTGCATGCCATTGATCACCCGCAGGGTCTCTGCCGGATAGGTCTTGATCGAGGATTTCTTCGCAAGACTTGCAAAAGTGTCCGAAGGACTGGCGACTACGACCTTGATCCGTTGACTGTTGGCAACCTTGAGATCCTCCGCCGTCATCGCACGGAAGGAACTCAGGGTAGCCAGCCAGTCCTTGCCGAACTGTTCCAGGTCGCTCATGGGTCCTGCCTCACCCCGGAACAGATAGACATTCGATTCCTTGAACACCACGGCAATCGTCCGTGCTTTCGCCGAGCCGTCGGTGACCTCGATGCTGGCGAGAAAGGCCTTGTAGCCGTTGATGTCCAGCTCCTGGCCATCCACCACATCCTGCTTGA from Pseudomonadales bacterium carries:
- the pilQ gene encoding type IV pilus secretin PilQ, with product MADSLADGGNANFKDTAKRLLGLLAILFVAPAWAASTLESIEFSSLPGDKTEIRLQFDGTPPEPTGYTIEKPARIVLDMPGVQSTLDEKHHDLGIGNARRVSVISTKDRTRAIVNLTELVGYETEIQGNTLYVTVGGGVSSGMPASQQLSSATDSSFQSRSLKESRITGVDFRRGDSGDGRIIVQLSNPKAPVNVTSSSGKVKVEVRNTELPAEFRRRLDVRDFATPVSIVDALQEGEHTTFTVTANGDYDYLAYQADNTLTINVRPLTNREVEQRKDLFKYTGEKLSLNFQDIEVRSVLQLIADFTDLNLVASDTVSGRITLRLKNVPWDQALELILKTKGLDKRQVGNVLLVAPAAEIAAREKLELENQKQISELAPLRTEFIQIRYASATQLFELFNSAGGSTQSVLSERGSVIVDERTNAIILTETADRLEEFRRVINQLDVPVRQVLIEARIVTASDTFSEELGIRWGGAALDDDGDTAVRIGGSLQTLNELQTGSAVTSPEYLAVDLGSTSGSATTFGIGVTGADYILDLELSALVSDGKAEVVARPKVITADKSPATIESGVEIPYQEATSSGATSTSFKDATLALEVTPQITPDDRIIMELNVKQDTVGQVFNGVPSINTNQIETLVLVDNGQTVVLGGIFQTDKNISVTKTPFIGDLPYIGRLFRRTLERDDKTELLIFITPRIIQDSVTSL
- a CDS encoding pilus assembly protein PilP gives rise to the protein MLSESLSAWSGSLFRGLGLLFFAVLASGCSSNDDFSDLQAFMDEVDARPKGTIEPLPSFEQVEPFAYNASGLRSPFEPPVVVRVPDRPDGGPEVTPNFNRVKQYLEQFAISSLSMVGTLSQGSAMYALIKDGEGGVHRVQAGDYIGTDHGRIQTIDETEIELVEIVPNGTGGWVERLRTVSLGLGNRG
- the pilO gene encoding type 4a pilus biogenesis protein PilO, which codes for MALQDTLEQLRNFDINDLDVNNIGAWPTAVKAIIMTLLLALILGCGYYFYLTDKQRTLEQVAAKELDLRRDYESKSRQAANLEELRAQKLEMEATFGALLKQLPKDTEVPGLLDDITRTAVDNELTIESIDLGEEKRTEFYAELPINIVVEGNYHKIGSFVSGVAALSRIVTLHDFNIQPQGSPDFLKMSILAKTYRYLDVAQ
- a CDS encoding PilN domain-containing protein; this translates as MAHINLLPWRDWERERKKKEFFGNLAGVLVLGAMLVFLGGWVLDNNIENQQNRNGFLETKIAALDQRIAEIQNLRKQRQELLERMRVIQELQGNRPVIVKVFDEMVRTLSKGVHYRKLEMAGHNLKVQGAAESNNRISSLMRNLDESEWFASPNLRSIKEDPKNADYGPQASTFDLTFVQVSPGQAAEQAEGG
- a CDS encoding pilus assembly protein PilM — encoded protein: MLGFLSKKSNILLGLDISSTSVKLLELSKTNDRYRVEAYAVEPLPPNAVVEKNISDVEGVGEAIKRVISRSKCGSRAAAVAVAGSAVITKTIEMDAGLSDEEMENQITVEADQYIPYPLDEVAIDFEIQGLSERNPDQVEVLLAACRKENVEMREAALDLGQVKPAVVDIEAHAMKRAFELLKPQLGGNADDMVVAIIDIGATMTTLSVLADDRSIYTREQLFGGKQLTEEIQRRYSLSFEEAGLAKKQGGLPDDYEEEVLQPFKEAVLQQVTRSLQFFFSSSQYDDVDYIVLAGGTSSIDGLSEMIENKLGTPTIIANPFGEMSLSSKVDADALANDAPAMMISCGLAMRSFD
- a CDS encoding PBP1A family penicillin-binding protein; translated protein: MWLALAGVCATVLSLAGMYLYLDPQIPRAETYRHVKLETPLRVYTADARLIAEFGERRLIPVTLAEVPGHFISALLDTEDKRFYEHNGVDFVTLTTAALDLVMNMGEISRGGSTITMQLPRNLGTFSRDQVFIRKFKEILLALKMERELSKDEILELYINAVPFGKRAYGAQAAAYTYYGKPLAELTLAQLAMLAGIPQAPTAGNPINGPERSINRRNLVLRRMLEQRSITPAEFDVAVAAPITARLYARELDVPAPYAAEWVRQQLIRRLPDLYSGGYEVYTSLQSELQAAADSALRKGLLSYDRRHGYRGPEAQLMIREDEPLDDTRIQQTLAEMPLYGNLEAAVVKQVDENAATVQLAGRREVVLDLDAVRWARSFIDVDTRGPVITRVTDVLGPGDLIRVEYLGKVAREIDDSQAAEAAAATGGGALASAPVTEVLVDAWRLAQLPEIQGALVSLNPDTGAVLALSGGFDFGMNQYNHAIQAARQPGSGFKPFVYSAALNSGVTPASIFMDAPLVFDDKNLESEYRPDNDNNQYNGPTRLRVALYRSINLVSMRVLLDVGAGNVLSHAQRFGFDTSTFPRNTQLAVGGGTMAVTPLQMASAYAIIANGGWKVEPNLVTRVVDITGTEVFKPMYSVVCRECSEDAPASPASEEPSSLEDLLAQTAEGGTPAAVVPPAPRTIDARNAWIMNNMLQDVIKRGTGRRAAVELQRSDIAGKTGTTNDAADTWFNGYNPDVVTTVWVGFPNHQALGSREYGSNTPLPIWIDYMKVALADRPQISRPQPPGIVTRKINPRTGELASAQDSDAIFEYFLQEHVPTTSIAERRIERKDDEIKAVDIF